The Bacteroidales bacterium DNA segment ACGATGGGGCTGCTCTAGCTGTACTTTTATCAGATTGCCTTCCTGACTCCGCGTGGATTGGAGGTATAAACGATGGAGCTGCTTTAGCTATACTTTTATCAGATTGCCCTACAGATTCTGCTTGGATAGGAGGTATAAACGATGGGGCTGCTCTAGCTGTACTTTTATCAGATTGCCTTCCTGACTCCGCGTGGATTGGAGGATTTTATGATGGCTCTGCAACATCTAAGCAGTTAGCTTCTTGCTTCGAATACGTTTACAGTGGAGGATTTTATGATGGTGCTTCTGTGAATTTCTTAACTTGTTCAGAACAATTGCCTATTCAATTGCTAGAATTAACCGCTTTCTGGGATAATGATGATGGTATAATACAGTGGATTACGGCTTCAGAAATATCAAATTCAGGATTCTTTGTTCAAAAAAGAAATTCAGAAAACGAATTTATAGATGTTGGCTTTGTAAATGGAGCTGGCAATAGTAATGAACTAAATATTTATACTTGGGTTGACTACAATTTGATAAATAGCGATGAAAATGAGTTTTATTATAGATTAAAACAAGTTGACTTTGATGGTCAATATACAATTACAGATGTGGTTATGTTAAGCAAAAACAGCATAAACAATAGTGATTGCTCATTCACAGCTAACTTGTTCCCTAATCCTGCATTACAATCTGGAGATATTAGTGTGCTTATGAATAGTCCTGAAGAAGATAATATTTCCATATTTATAATAGATGCTTTGGGCAGAACATTGTACAATGCTCAAACTTCAGTACATTCTGGACTTGTATTATATCAACTTCCAGAGTTGAACTTGTCCCCTGCAAAATATAATATTATGCTAATTCACTCTTCAGGTCAAATAGTACTTCCTTTTATAATAACAAAATAAGAAATAAAAAGTCGGAAAAATCCGACTTTTTTATTATTTCTTTTCTTTAAGTAAATCCCTTATCTCTGTTAATAGCTCTTGGTCTTTTGTTGGAACAGGCTCAGCAGCTGCTTCTTCTTTTTTCTTTCTAAATCTAGAAGCAACCTTAACTACCATAAAAACACTAAAAGCAATAATCAAAAAATCCACAACATTT contains these protein-coding regions:
- a CDS encoding T9SS type A sorting domain-containing protein encodes the protein DGAALAVLLSDCLPDSAWIGGINDGAALAILLSDCPTDSAWIGGINDGAALAVLLSDCLPDSAWIGGFYDGSATSKQLASCFEYVYSGGFYDGASVNFLTCSEQLPIQLLELTAFWDNDDGIIQWITASEISNSGFFVQKRNSENEFIDVGFVNGAGNSNELNIYTWVDYNLINSDENEFYYRLKQVDFDGQYTITDVVMLSKNSINNSDCSFTANLFPNPALQSGDISVLMNSPEEDNISIFIIDALGRTLYNAQTSVHSGLVLYQLPELNLSPAKYNIMLIHSSGQIVLPFIITK